From the genome of Lampris incognitus isolate fLamInc1 chromosome 17, fLamInc1.hap2, whole genome shotgun sequence:
GAATAGATATTTACTTTCAACATGAAAGCGCGGGAACATCTGTGCTTTTAAAAGCTTAATCCACGTGTTTAGATTCATTGAACTGATCTATCCCAGCATCATGTAGTCTGATGAACGGCTCTCTGGACCTGAGTGTTGTGATTGTGCTTTCCACTCTGCACACAAATTAGCAGCTACTTGTTTTGTGAAACTCTGATTTCATCGCtctataaagttttttttttagatgttttcccctcctttttctccccaattgtacctggccaattaccccactcttccgagccgtcccggtcactgctccaccccctctgccgatctggggagggctgcagactgccacatgcctcccccgaaacatgtggagtcgccagccgcttcttttcacctgacaatggggagtttcaccagggggatgtagcgcgtgggaggatcacgctattccccccagcccccccccgaacagacgcctcgaccgaccagaggaggcgctagtgcagcaaccaggacacatacccacatctggcttcccacctgcagacacggccagttgtgtctgtagggacgcccgaccaagccggaggtaacatggggattcaaacaggcaatcccagtgttagtaggcaacagaatagactgccacgccacccagatgcccccgctCCATGAAGTTTGCTTTCAGAGTTATCAACTGTCCGTTATTTCCAAGTGGGAGGCCGGAAATGACATGCAAGTAGAAATATTGTGCCGATGTAAATGCGTGATATAGGCCTAGGCGAACTGGATGAATATCCACGAGCCGCCGAAGTGTTGAAACATTTTTCTTAATGGAGATTAAACGATTTGTCCGGCACATTAAGAATCAAAATGGCTGTTGCACGCACATTTCCAAGTCTGACACACCTCAAAAAACCCATCAACAGTTCAACCAAAAGTATGGACTTCAGTCATCTGGGGCACAGCCCGTCTTCATGATTGGGTTTTAAAAACACAGGGATGGGTTTTGCTGCCACTTATCCCAGTGATTCAGAGTGCTTGTTACATACACTGTGATTGCCATATTAAGTCAGCGTAGAGGAATTAGAAGTATACTGTACGTGTTTCAGTTGCGCCCCATCCTGAGATGACACACTCGGTGCCGTCCTGGAAGGGCCGCTGTGACAGACAGGCCGTCTTGACAAAGTGGGTCTCCTTGGCACAGTATGGTCTGTCCACGACTCTCAGCTGTAGCAAGGCTGCAaggcacacacaatgcacacggAGGATGGTACAGGGGTTTACATTAACGAAAGTATTTGAGTATATTGTAGCATTTGAATCATCATTTGACTCATTGGCCATTTACACTAAATTACACCAAATTACACTGaaggtgtttccctgccttctgcccaatgactgctgggataggtctccagcaccccgtgaccctgattaggataagcagcttggaaaatggacggatggatggattattttctggtttgcccccccccttttctccctaattgtacttggccaattaccttattttccgagctgtcctggtcgttgctcaaccccctttgatacatgtggagttgccagccgcttcttttcacctgacagtgaggagtttcaccagggggatgtagcatgtgggcggctcacgctattccccccagccccccccctgaacagacgccccaaccgaccagaggaggcgctagtgcagcgaccaggacagatacccacatttggcttcccacctgcggacatgaccaactgtgtctgtagggatgcccaaccaagctggaggtaacacggggattcgaagcacgccacccggacgcccctctggtTTGCTTTATAAGATGTTGCATTTTATAAGTGTGTTATACCTGCTTCTAACGGCTAAAATGGTATCATTGATTTTCATCTTTTTGTTGATGTTAGTGTGAGCCTTAAAGGGTCGTTTCTGTTATTCTCCAACTTGGAAGTACTTTCCCATCATCTGGCCAGTTAGTGGAACATGACATCAAACTAccggccaacaaacaggaagtgcATGAGGGTTATCTGCACATCTACTCACAATGGTGTAAAAGTGCTGACAGTGAAATAAGTTAGTTTATTTGTTTTGGATGCTCGTCCCAGTAGATTGGATTGGAGACCCCTGCAAGCAGTCAACTGGAATGGCCTGGAGAGGGGTATCAATTCAATaatggtaaaaagaaaaaaaattgttttgggAATTGATTGACCATCAAGGCATATGATGAGAAAATAATTGAAATTGCCCTTtaagtttatttgtatttttccccCCAAATAGCATGTTAACCTGGTCTGATGTTTTACCAGTCACAGCTAAGCCACAGAAGACAAGTCATTCCAGTCGAATGTAATGCTGGGCATTGATGTAAGATGCTTTCTCTGGGGTAACATCACACGTTTTAATTGTTTCCTTTGTGGGACACTGACATGTACACGGTATCAGTTGTGTGTTGGAATCTGTGGGCCTCACCAATATCGCTGTGAAGAGAGAAGGGGGTCGCCTTGTAATCCTCGTGAACTATGGCGCGCTCTACTGGGATGACCTGATCGTGTTCTTCATCCTTCTCCAGATCCACTCCTCCAATCATCACTTGCATGTCCACTGAGCTTTTACTGGGCAGATAAAAATGTTCAACAGCTGAGAGACGCATgacataaattaaaaaaaatccattcaTTTTGTTGTTTGCATTTGGCAATCCACGACTtcgctgacaaaaaaaaaaacaatcagagTTTGGAGCTCACATGCAGTGGGCGGCAGTGAGCACCCAGCAGGACTCGATGAGGATGCCTCCACAGAGGTGGCTGAAGGGCTGGGAGGAGCCTTCGGGTCTTGTCTGCAGGGATACCTGCCATGGATGAGCCCCAGGAAGAGACTTCTTCCCTCCAAAGATCCTACCTGAGCGACGAGACTGGGGTCTTCCACACTGAGAAAACTGACCAGCGAGGATATCCGGCTTTGCTGGCGTGGTACCCGTCGGTGAAGTGGCTGAAGCTGGGACTGATGGAGATGAGGAATAAGCAAATGAAAGTCAGGGAGAGAaagacccctgtgtgtgtgtgtgtgtgtgtgtgtggggggggggggttgtcttgcACCTGTAGAGCACGTCCTGATGTTACAATAGTCCCACTTCAGTTGGCCTCTTCTATTCACAAAGCACCAGGGTCTGATGTCTCCATCAGGGTTCCTTGATCATAAAGAGACAGACATCATATTGAAGACTGTCATTGCTGCAGGATCAAATCTTCTCGATTTATAAAAACACACAAACTTCTTGAGTAACTCATCCTCTAACATAGTGttgcccaacccagtcctcaaagcCCCCCTGTCCCACCGACCCCCCCCCAGTTTTTCTCCcaactgtatttggccaattaccccacttttctgagccgtcctggtcgctgctccaccccctctgctgatccggggagggctgcagactaccacatgcctcctccgatacatgtggagtcgccagccgcttcttttcacctgacagtgaggagtttcgccagggggacgcagtgcgcgggaggatcacgctattcccccccagtcccccctccctcctgaacaggcgccccgatcgaccagaggaggcgctagtgcagtgaccaggacacatacccacatccggcttcccacacgcagacacagccaattgtgtctgtagagacgcccgaccaagccggaggtaacacggggattcgaaccggcgacccccgtgttggtaggcaacagaatagaccgccacgcactGTAATATGATATGTGTAAGTCGAAGCAGGCCTATGTATTCGGGAttacagtgaaaatctgcaggacagggtaCTTGAACGGATTGGGAAGAACTGCTCCAACActtacaacacacaaacacactcacacatatacaaAGTGCTAAACGTTTTCATGGGCTTTTTTTTCCTAGATGATGCAAAGCTAAACAACATCTTTCTTTGCTTTCCCACCTGCAATAATTGTGCGGTCCAATTCCATCAAAGCCTGCGTACTTTTTGTAGGGATCTTCCCCATTCTGGAGCATGAAATATGAGTTCCAGTCCAGACACGTCTCCCCCGCGTCTGTTACGCTAACAAAGCCGCGGTAAAACTCCCCGTCTTCCATATAGCAGTCGTTCGGGCCTGGAAACAGGTAAGGGGGGGATGGATTTTCAGATTTCCTTCTACCTTGTTTGTACCTGGTCTGAGAGGGTACgtattcaaggctcagcgttttcggttttcaccgaaaaatacccaaatTTTTAAacggattttcacccggattttatgtttccacagatccaaaagttgttcctgttcgtgtgaggttatgcaacagtgtcctcttgtggtgaaattcggcatgctggatggctttgaaaaataaaaaccgaaaacgctgagccttgcgtaTGATATACTGGAGCGCACCCTGTGACACTTTTGTAGTTCAGACAGGTTGAAGGCAGATAATTGTATTTACCGACTTCACAGAGCGTCCCATTGTACCCAACTGGACAAACACACTTGAAGGAGGCGCGAGCAGGGCCTTTGACACAGGAGCCGCCATTCTGACAAGGGCTGGGCCTGCAGGGAGACGCTGGAAGCACGAAACATGGACATCAGAGTCTGCACTGCAATAAACACAGCTTACTAAAATATAatagaccttgttgtgagcagttttatgtgggaactattttcttagactgaACTACACCTACGTGAAActactcacaacaaggtctgtggattatcttgagtaactgggtcatgatttctggaaagagacattgctgttgagttttgcaAATGTATTTCTTGGCGCTTTGAGCagcacaagccgagtgccatccagttccattgtattcgagagaaAGCAGACATCTGCAAAACTCGGCAACTTGCACCAAAACGATATATATGGCTAAATAGCACCACAGGTAAGAGGAAATACATGCGTTTTTGGGGTTAGTGGTTAGGCTGGCTTTGTCTAATCACCTGGTTTCCAAGAGAATGTCTATGGGGACTCTCCCCACATGGGcttccaacctggcaacccaaataGTTGCGCTTCACGTGATATAACAGCTTATTACTGATTTATAATGCATTAATACATTAGTTACTAACCATTAATAAAGTAATTAGTAACCACTTATTAAACACTCTAGGAGGTAAGGTCTTTTAAATAAGGCCTTTTATGATTGTGTACCTGGCTAAATAAGGGGGATTTCCCTTGTTCTATTGATTATTTTATAGTAAGAAACCACATTAAAGGGGCTATTTCAGTATCTTGGCTTTAATGAATGCATAGTATGATGTTGTTGAGAGGTAGTTACACAAAGTAAAAAGAcaaagtaaatgtgtgtgtgtgtttgtgtttgtgtgtgtgtgtgtgtgcacgttcctCAATTTCTGCATTGAAACACACAGCCTCTAGGCCGTCTGAGTTAGTTCTCTTATTTGAAGGCCCCAACCCCAAAAGACTTTGCTCGCAGTCTGTCCTCAGTAAACTGTGTAGAAACCACATCACACTGATATCTACTGAGGCTGTTGAAAAATGGCAGTAAACACGCAGGGCATCCACTACCTTTCTATTTGCATTTGCCCGTCTTATCTACTTGGACTATTAGCTGTTCACATCGCTGAACGGCAGAGGTCGAATTCAGGGAGAAATTACACATAGCCCCTTGAGCAAACTCAAACACACTTATTCAAGATCTCTTAGAGCGAGTAGTCAGTGTTTATTTCTTTTTTCAGTGGGTGAGTCATCCAGTAAATTCGGTCAGCCACATGTCATATGAATCCAGAACAATAAAAGCAACTGACCTCTCCTGCAGTTAGGTGGTTTGTATGGTTCCTTGCACTTGCACTGGTAGAATGGTTCGGCAGATGTGAAAACACAGTCGCCACGCCCACATTTCACATTCTTGCAGACATCCTTTACTGAAGAAGAAATCACGCGACAGCTGAGAAAAAGATCTCTCTCAACTAAAATGTCATATTTATCAACCACAGGGTAAAGAGTCAAGTGGAAATCTGAGTTTGATATCttcacgcatgctcaataatccgggtaagaaaatgGCAGAACATTGAATAAGCTCATCTGGATACGTGTACTGACGGATACGTGTCTGTCGATAAaggctgtatccagatgaactgattcaattttttaCACAGACAGCTGaacaagttcatctggacacaacgtttgttgaatGATGAAACGCTGAATTACTCTACTTTCTGTGATCCGAGTTTGATACGACGTTCAAATTCCAACTAAAGTTGCAACCCGAGTATGAATGTGTATTGGAAAAGTAACACAAGGATCACAATCTGAGTTTAAGAGACAGGAATCGTGTCCAGGTCGGTATGCCAGTGTCCTCCACTGTACCTACAAAGATTTTAAAAACACATATTCTTCatattctttggggggggggggtattcccaTAGATCTTACTGCTAGGATAACTGTACTCTGACCTATATGGATGAACAGTAGAAGAAAGCCATACTTGTTTGACACTTCCTTCCTGAATAAGGCTCTGGGCACACACAGAGGAAACCCCCATCAGGAGCTGTATCACAAAGGCCTCCGTTGAGACACGGGTTTGGATCGCACTCATCTAAATGGAGAGACAATGCCAACAGTTCACATGGTTCAGACGTTTGATCTTTATGAGCACTTTGGTGTCACACTAAGTGCAAAGTTGGTGTAAAGCAGAGTTCATATAGAACCGGACCACATTTAGCAGTTCCATGTTCCAGACTAATATCAATCTAGAATTCATCATGGTTAACCGACAGCCTGGATAACCTCCTTGTAATGACctcatgaacatttaatatctaactttccccccctttttctccccaattgtacttgaccaattaccccactcttctgagccggcccagtcgctgctccacccctctgccgattcagagagggctgcagactaccacatgcctcctccgatacatgtggagttgccagccacttcttttcacctgacagtgaggagttccaccagggggacgtagcgtgtgggaggttcacgctacccccccccccccccaacaagcgccccgaccgaccacaggaggaactagtgcagcaaccaggacacatactcacattcagcttcccacccacagacatggacaattgtgtctgtagggatgctcgaccaagccggaggtaacacggggatttgaacagcagatccccatgttggtaggcaacggaatagaccgccacgccacccagacgccccatttaATAATATATACATCATAATGCACTATGCAATGCAATAATAATGCACAATAATGCACAAtgcaataatacataataatatatACATTAATAATGCACATTTAGGTTGCAGTTGTGATGTTTTGCTGCTGTTGCATATATTGTTTATAGTTGTATTTTACATGTATGGTCGTTCAAACCTTTACCTTTGGAAACTATCCCTCCTGACTGAGGTCAGAGAGAAATCCTCAGAAGTCACTAACCTGTGAACTCTACGAAGTCATACAGCCAGTCATCCTGTGCAAAGTCAACATCTTCTGCTGGTTTTTCAGTAGCAAAATCATACGTGTAATAGTAATCTGGCGGGAAGAAGAAAACAATGACAACAATGAGAACAGAGGGTTGAAGTTAAGCTCTTATTTTGCCAAACATTCAAATGCAAAGCTATCTTTTGGGGTTTGTTTTTACCGTAAGCATCACTCGGTTCTGAAATGCCCTATAACAAAAGCAACATTAGCGATCAGTTTGCAGCATTTTAATCAGAAAACTCATCATAAATATGGTAGCTAGAGAAATCCCTCTGTGGCAAGGCCtacatataaaatccagtgattcaagtaaattctttatgagacagtacaagcctgttgcatgccataagcaattatcagctgtgtttcttttaacaaaacatATATAAAACAGAGCCAGTATTATAAGACGGTAAAAGCGGCTCACGGGTGCGAGTCAAAATCGAAATCAAAAAGATGTAAATGTAGCAACGCTGGACGTTAAGACGTTTTTCGTTGTTGGATTCTCATGCAGTTTACATACTTACATAGTACTCCTGTCCAAAGGCAGCGAGGACACACAGACTTACGAGTATGGCTACAGAAGAAACCATGGTGGTGTAGACTGGGACCACCCTGACACACAACCACTTTAAGTCTACACTGTACTGTTTGGTCATATAGCCATCCTAATTTatccccttcaaaaaaaaaagtcaaccaaCATGTTAATCATTAGTGCCAAAGATTGATTTAGCAAGAAGTAGCTGATTGAATTCTTCTTTCCTCTTGCCCCTTGACCCCATTTTTGAAGTCAACAAAATGAGTGAAGCAGTATACAGCTTGTAGAcctaggaaaaacaaaaaacaacaacaatatattcCACAATATAACGGTATACCATGCTACTCTGTTGTCTCGTGTAATGACCAGCTAGGTTTTCTCACTATAGTCCTAAAAACTGTCCCCGTGACCATACGCTGTCAGAAAATCAATTGCAGTTATACAT
Proteins encoded in this window:
- the habp2 gene encoding hyaluronan-binding protein 2: MVSSVAILVSLCVLAAFGQEYYGISEPSDAYDYYYTYDFATEKPAEDVDFAQDDWLYDFVEFTDECDPNPCLNGGLCDTAPDGGFLCVCPEPYSGRKCQTIKDVCKNVKCGRGDCVFTSAEPFYQCKCKEPYKPPNCRRASPCRPSPCQNGGSCVKGPARASFKCVCPVGYNGTLCEVGPNDCYMEDGEFYRGFVSVTDAGETCLDWNSYFMLQNGEDPYKKYAGFDGIGPHNYCRNPDGDIRPWCFVNRRGQLKWDYCNIRTCSTVPASATSPTGTTPAKPDILAGQFSQCGRPQSRRSGRIFGGKKSLPGAHPWQVSLQTRPEGSSQPFSHLCGGILIESCWVLTAAHCIKSSVDMQVMIGGVDLEKDEEHDQVIPVERAIVHEDYKATPFSLHSDIALLQLRVVDRPYCAKETHFVKTACLSQRPFQDGTECVISGWGATETQKYGSNKLMDARVLLISKDRCSAPNVYGKSLDDSMFCAGKMKGGVDSCQGDSGGPLVCERNGTHYVSGVVSWGDGCGKKNKPGVYADVHMFVDWIAYHMLA